One Betta splendens chromosome 16, fBetSpl5.4, whole genome shotgun sequence genomic window carries:
- the LOC114843176 gene encoding uncharacterized protein LOC114843176, translated as MAAHILWTAFAWTFRGILCTCRFLWICPYNAIKFLPRESPVARGVKRQLKELVGSKGKGAAAIPGSPDRTAALHKRLTKTEREILSLQTRLACERASWERRFAELQGRQEDLRHQLVLKVGGCGDRAEPGPDNGDAFEDCSGGLSGPTYRHGASEVSSRGDAYASCASGRFSPSSVSSAASVRSWRASPGHHRVFAPHSPVDLQVGHRVRVLLPSGRISTGAVRFLGHLQGEPDLQLGVELQTPEHGLHDGSHRGHTYFECKPGYGAFVPFHKLLMAWE; from the exons ATGGCGGCTCACATCCTCTGGACCGCGTTTGCATGGACATTCAGAGGGATACTGTGCACGTGCAGGTTCCTTTGG ATATGCCCATACAACGCAATCAAGTTCTTGCCGAGGGAATCGCCCGTTGCGAGGGGAGTGAAGCGACAGCTGAAAGAGCTTGTGG GTTCTAAAGGCAAAGGCGCCGCAGCCATCCCCGGCAGCCCCGACCGCACGGCCGCGCTCCACAAGAGACTGACGAAGACGGAGAGGGAGATCCTGTCGCTCCAGACCAGGTTGGCCTGCGAGAGGGCGTCGTGGGAGCGGAGGTTCGCGGAGCTGCAGGGCCGACAGGAGGACCTGCGTCACCAG CTGGTGCTGAAGGTGGGCGGATGCGGCGACCGGGCGGAACCCGGGCCGGACAACGGCGACGCGTTCGAGGACTGCTCAG GCGGCCTCTCAGGACCGACGTACCGGCACGGAGCGAGCGAGGTGTCGTCCAGAGGTGACGCCTACGCGAGCTGTGCGTCGGGCCGCTTCTCTCCGTCCTCCGTGTCTTCAGCAGCCAG CGTCAGGTCGTGGAGGGCGTCCCCCGGGCATCACCGCGTCTTCGCCCCCCACTCCCCCGTGGACCTGCAGGTGGGCCACCGGGTCCGGGTCCTGCTGCCGTCCGGGCGGATCAGCACGGGGGCGGTCCGTTTCCTGGGCCACCTGCAGGGGGAGCCAGACCTCCAGCTTggggtggagctgcagacgcctgAGCACGGTCTGCACGACGGCAGCCACAGGGGACACACCTACTTTGAATG CAAACCTGGGTATGGTGCCTTCGTACCATTCCACAAACTACTGATGGCCTGGGAATGA